From one Halothece sp. PCC 7418 genomic stretch:
- a CDS encoding DUF3146 family protein produces MSVPKTTAYVRILRQSLWEGQIEGEVSAGSYEWSFQWQFRQSRLIVQPSLGRALIREPLERFLERCDYQLEPGGDYEFIVRAKL; encoded by the coding sequence GTGAGTGTACCGAAAACAACGGCTTATGTCCGTATTCTCCGCCAATCCTTGTGGGAAGGACAAATTGAAGGAGAAGTTAGTGCAGGAAGTTATGAATGGTCGTTTCAGTGGCAATTTCGGCAAAGTCGTTTAATTGTTCAGCCTTCTCTTGGTCGGGCTTTAATTCGTGAACCCTTAGAGCGGTTTTTAGAGCGATGTGATTATCAACTTGAACCAGGTGGGGATTATGAATTTATCGTGAGAGCAAAATTATAG